In Halobaculum rubrum, the following are encoded in one genomic region:
- a CDS encoding Ig-like domain-containing protein, with amino-acid sequence MTGRGDGNGERDRAVTVQIGAVILFGFLIVALSTYQATVVPDQNREVEFLHNQEVQTDMVELSSGITATGRTGDAAPATVKLGTRYPSRTFFVNPPPASGRLQTVDPPDGGNVTLENITIQSSANGEANDYWNVAANRNKSTRFIVYEPGYNLYRGAPTTRYESGVAFNRFSNGANLTLTDQGVVRGDRITLVAVSGELQRNGVSTVSVDPESISSISRRERVSGELTIVIPTTLSNETWENELLNEEIEDGWVNGTESISGEDRIRIHLNDNRNYSLGIAAVHVGSGDGPDRSAAYLDIDQRPSEMTEGTTREVVVEVRDQFGNPVSGTTVTGYASDGSFVDDTNATVRTNGDGRAIFEYTAGTANTTLNFSFADDPALAGFDASTAENASVDITVNDGGAAGTGDDAEGINPASAGEIRLEDETTNGKSVADLVLNNTANTTVNVTNARVSFYFETENKKEFDTAEIRQGGTPSATLTIGGKFERLDPEINLPPGETTVTLEFSGDAQFSRDEFFVLSLRFDNGESVTYFINAG; translated from the coding sequence ATGACTGGCCGGGGGGACGGGAACGGAGAGCGAGACCGCGCCGTCACGGTGCAGATCGGCGCGGTGATCCTCTTCGGATTTCTGATCGTCGCCCTCTCGACGTACCAGGCCACGGTCGTCCCCGACCAGAACCGCGAGGTCGAGTTCCTCCACAACCAGGAGGTCCAGACCGACATGGTGGAACTGTCGTCCGGTATCACCGCCACCGGTCGGACCGGCGACGCCGCGCCGGCGACGGTGAAACTCGGGACGCGCTATCCGAGTCGGACGTTCTTCGTGAACCCGCCGCCGGCGTCGGGGAGACTACAGACAGTCGATCCGCCGGACGGCGGGAACGTGACGCTGGAGAACATCACGATTCAGAGTTCCGCCAACGGCGAGGCGAACGACTACTGGAACGTCGCGGCGAACCGGAACAAGTCGACGCGGTTCATCGTGTACGAGCCGGGGTACAACCTCTATCGCGGGGCTCCGACGACACGCTACGAATCGGGGGTCGCGTTCAATCGGTTCTCCAACGGGGCGAACCTCACGCTGACCGATCAGGGCGTCGTCAGGGGCGACCGGATCACACTCGTCGCCGTGTCGGGAGAACTCCAACGTAACGGTGTTTCGACCGTTTCTGTCGACCCCGAGTCGATCAGTTCGATCAGCCGGCGCGAGCGCGTCTCGGGAGAGTTGACGATCGTGATCCCGACGACGCTCAGCAACGAAACGTGGGAGAACGAACTGTTGAACGAGGAGATCGAGGACGGGTGGGTGAACGGGACGGAATCTATCTCGGGGGAGGACCGGATCAGGATCCACCTGAACGACAATCGCAACTACTCGCTCGGCATCGCGGCGGTCCACGTCGGCTCCGGCGACGGTCCGGACCGATCGGCGGCGTATCTCGACATCGACCAGCGCCCCTCGGAGATGACCGAGGGGACGACCCGGGAGGTCGTCGTCGAGGTGCGCGACCAGTTCGGGAACCCGGTCTCGGGGACGACCGTCACCGGCTACGCGTCGGACGGATCGTTCGTGGACGACACCAATGCGACCGTACGTACCAACGGTGACGGACGAGCGATCTTCGAATACACCGCCGGGACCGCGAACACGACGCTGAACTTCTCGTTCGCTGACGACCCCGCTCTCGCCGGGTTCGACGCCTCCACGGCGGAGAACGCGAGCGTCGACATCACGGTGAACGATGGCGGAGCGGCGGGCACAGGCGATGACGCGGAGGGTATCAATCCTGCTTCCGCCGGGGAGATCAGACTCGAGGACGAGACGACGAACGGCAAAAGTGTCGCAGATCTGGTGCTTAACAACACTGCAAACACGACAGTGAACGTCACCAACGCGCGGGTTAGTTTTTACTTCGAGACGGAGAATAAAAAGGAGTTCGACACCGCCGAGATTCGGCAGGGCGGGACGCCGTCCGCGACGCTGACCATCGGTGGGAAGTTTGAGCGGCTCGATCCCGAAATAAACCTCCCTCCGGGTGAGACAACTGTCACGCTTGAGTTCTCCGGCGATGCGCAGTTCAGTAGAGACGAGTTCTTCGTCCTTAGTCTCCGGTTCGACAACGGGGAGTCCGTTACATACTTCATCAATGCCGGCTGA
- the hmgB gene encoding hydroxymethylglutaryl-CoA synthase, whose amino-acid sequence MTAVGIDAIEIWTGKLQLDLPGTFAPAKGEDPGKYTKGLGLETSSFPDAYEDIVTMGANAAKRLIDRKGLDPQDIGRIDVATESAFDNSKPVSTYIAGCLEQVYDDDFHHANKGERKFACLAGTQAIDDAYNWIKAGRNRGRAALVIATDTALYARGDPGEATQGAGAVAMLITEDPSVVELSTEQGYGSADETDFLKPNQQFPSVDGKRSMQVYLARMREALTDFESVAWDAHPDDFAYVPFHTPFPGMVRKAGLLGYRHMIRDTEIEDALEGRIGRQPREEDFDDWEAYEEAIRAYMDDLKETEEYQSWYADTIEPTLDIARRVGNWYTGSVHVARASALRRAAENDRDLAGKKLLVASYGSGAQAEIHAETVADGWREEIEAANVEDQLQRRYDLSYEEYEGVHDRHNHDMDVEMEKFTQPEGEFVFTGWGRMSERKYDYVE is encoded by the coding sequence ATGACAGCAGTCGGCATCGACGCGATCGAGATCTGGACGGGGAAGCTCCAGCTTGACCTCCCCGGAACGTTCGCGCCGGCGAAGGGTGAGGATCCCGGCAAGTACACGAAGGGACTCGGACTGGAGACGTCCTCGTTCCCGGACGCCTACGAGGACATCGTCACGATGGGGGCGAACGCGGCCAAGCGCCTGATCGACCGGAAGGGGCTCGACCCCCAGGACATCGGGCGCATCGACGTGGCGACGGAGTCGGCGTTCGACAACTCCAAGCCCGTCTCGACGTACATCGCGGGCTGCCTGGAGCAGGTGTACGACGACGACTTCCACCACGCGAACAAGGGCGAGCGGAAGTTCGCGTGCCTCGCGGGCACCCAGGCGATCGACGACGCGTACAACTGGATCAAGGCGGGGCGAAATCGCGGGCGCGCGGCGCTGGTCATCGCCACCGACACCGCGCTGTACGCCCGCGGCGACCCCGGCGAGGCGACCCAGGGCGCCGGCGCGGTCGCGATGCTCATCACGGAGGACCCGTCGGTCGTCGAACTCTCGACCGAGCAGGGGTACGGCAGCGCCGACGAGACGGACTTCCTGAAGCCGAACCAGCAGTTCCCCAGCGTGGACGGCAAGCGCTCGATGCAGGTGTATCTCGCGCGGATGCGCGAGGCGTTGACGGACTTCGAGTCCGTCGCGTGGGACGCCCACCCCGACGACTTCGCGTACGTCCCGTTCCACACGCCGTTCCCGGGGATGGTCCGCAAGGCGGGGCTGCTCGGCTACCGGCACATGATCCGCGACACGGAGATCGAGGACGCGCTGGAGGGTCGCATCGGCCGCCAGCCCCGCGAAGAGGACTTCGACGACTGGGAGGCGTACGAGGAAGCCATCCGCGCGTACATGGACGACCTGAAGGAGACCGAGGAGTACCAGAGCTGGTACGCCGACACGATCGAGCCGACGCTCGACATCGCCCGGCGCGTCGGTAACTGGTACACCGGCTCGGTCCACGTCGCCCGCGCGTCCGCGCTGCGACGCGCCGCCGAGAACGACCGCGACCTCGCGGGGAAGAAACTCCTCGTCGCGTCGTACGGCTCCGGGGCGCAGGCGGAGATCCACGCCGAGACGGTCGCCGACGGCTGGCGCGAGGAGATCGAGGCGGCGAACGTCGAGGACCAACTCCAGCGGCGCTACGACCTCTCGTACGAGGAGTACGAGGGCGTCCACGATCGCCACAACCACGACATGGACGTGGAAATGGAGAAGTTCACCCAGCCCGAGGGCGAGTTCGTGTTCACCGGCTGGGGCCGCATGAGCGAGCGGAAGTACGACTACGTCGAGTAG
- a CDS encoding thioredoxin family protein — translation MSDTSAAEPSADTTPKPRSVDAHDFPDELRAAVAESDLVLVDFYTNGCSICKSIEPVLGGVARNATVPILLVNPRDDPPLVSEHAIRSVPTLALFEAGDDGEPVEVDRLAEGFVGADELVEFVESHR, via the coding sequence ATGAGCGACACATCAGCCGCAGAGCCGTCCGCCGACACGACACCCAAGCCCCGCAGCGTCGACGCCCACGACTTTCCCGACGAACTCCGAGCGGCCGTCGCCGAGTCGGACCTGGTACTCGTCGACTTCTACACGAACGGCTGTTCGATCTGCAAGAGCATCGAGCCGGTCTTGGGCGGCGTCGCCCGGAATGCAACCGTGCCCATCCTCCTGGTGAATCCCCGAGACGACCCGCCGCTGGTGAGCGAGCACGCGATCCGCTCGGTGCCGACGCTCGCACTGTTCGAGGCGGGCGACGACGGCGAGCCGGTCGAGGTCGACCGCCTCGCCGAGGGGTTCGTCGGCGCCGACGAGCTCGTCGAGTTCGTCGAATCGCACCGCTGA
- a CDS encoding helix-turn-helix domain-containing protein, protein MTVGEHSGEARAQLARRIAGEITLSTDPGATLRKWRTDFDVSQTELAERMDVSSSVVSDYESGRRESPGIGLVSRVVEGLLDIDEARGGSRIRQFARVVSAGFESDIVRDIREYPAAIPTERVYEALDATEITAGERDTVNGHTVINSIEAITSLSSEEFYRLYGQSTDRALVFTGVTRGESPLVALRVVTPTPNAVILHGLDEGALWDHAAALARVDGFSLAVSTAELEPALEKLRTL, encoded by the coding sequence ATGACAGTGGGCGAGCACTCCGGCGAGGCGCGCGCGCAACTCGCCCGCCGGATCGCGGGCGAGATCACGCTCTCGACTGACCCCGGGGCGACGCTTCGAAAATGGCGGACGGACTTCGACGTCTCACAGACGGAGTTGGCCGAGCGGATGGACGTCTCATCGTCGGTCGTCTCCGACTACGAGAGCGGTCGCCGGGAGTCGCCCGGGATCGGCCTCGTCTCCCGGGTCGTGGAGGGGCTGCTCGACATCGACGAGGCCCGCGGCGGATCGCGGATCCGGCAGTTCGCACGCGTCGTCTCGGCGGGCTTCGAGTCGGACATCGTCCGCGACATCCGCGAGTATCCCGCGGCCATCCCGACCGAACGGGTGTACGAGGCGCTCGACGCCACCGAGATCACGGCCGGCGAGCGCGACACCGTCAACGGCCACACGGTGATCAACTCCATCGAGGCGATCACTTCGCTGTCCTCCGAGGAGTTCTATCGGCTGTACGGCCAGTCGACCGACCGCGCGTTAGTGTTCACGGGCGTCACCCGGGGAGAGTCGCCGCTGGTGGCGCTGCGGGTGGTGACGCCGACGCCGAACGCAGTGATCCTCCACGGCCTCGACGAGGGGGCGCTGTGGGATCACGCCGCCGCGCTGGCGCGAGTCGACGGGTTCTCCTTGGCGGTGTCGACCGCGGAGCTGGAGCCGGCATTGGAGAAGCTTCGAACGCTGTAG
- a CDS encoding metal-dependent hydrolase, with amino-acid sequence MPSTLVHLALGGLLAAALLRESAFGRRAVGVVLLATVIPDLDSFVSPVLAGAHRSLGHNVLIPIALVGVLAYDARVRERSWLREHWGDAAPHVAWIALAGFAVAGVGLDYVANGVNLFWPVHDQFYTLNGRAGLSNQRGFFQTFVELTPETVRTTETLHYATGVDPSPGDEAEDVERVFPLVWAGWQLLLVATSAAVLAVRFARGR; translated from the coding sequence GTGCCGTCCACGCTCGTCCACCTCGCGCTCGGGGGGCTGCTCGCGGCGGCGCTGCTGCGCGAGTCCGCGTTCGGTCGTCGCGCGGTCGGCGTCGTCCTCTTGGCGACCGTGATCCCCGATCTGGACTCGTTCGTTTCGCCGGTGCTCGCGGGCGCACATCGCTCGCTGGGCCATAACGTCCTGATCCCGATCGCGCTCGTCGGCGTGCTCGCATACGACGCCCGCGTTCGCGAGCGCTCGTGGCTGCGGGAACACTGGGGCGACGCCGCGCCGCATGTCGCGTGGATCGCGCTCGCCGGCTTCGCCGTCGCGGGGGTCGGACTGGACTACGTCGCCAACGGCGTCAACCTGTTCTGGCCCGTGCACGACCAGTTCTACACCCTGAACGGCCGTGCCGGCCTGTCGAACCAGCGCGGCTTCTTTCAGACGTTCGTCGAACTGACGCCCGAGACGGTTCGCACGACCGAGACCCTCCACTACGCGACCGGCGTGGATCCCTCGCCCGGCGACGAGGCCGAAGACGTCGAGCGGGTGTTTCCGCTCGTGTGGGCCGGGTGGCAGTTGCTGCTCGTCGCGACGAGCGCCGCCGTGCTCGCGGTTCGATTCGCGCGTGGGCGGTGA
- a CDS encoding GNAT family N-acetyltransferase codes for MDDTDDGSDADSTIRPYESSDADALWALKRGFETGLGAGTGGEEKAATYEAKLTDEYRRRWLEWVDRCVDEQAATVTVAEAGGDTAATGGAADGAADDAAADEGPVGEASALAGYVFVLPESLSFVWDAAVLNEVYVRPEYRSTGVADDLMEAALSTAREQDLPLDRMVLDVDRENERAQAFYERYGFEHWGEMVARDL; via the coding sequence ATGGACGACACGGACGACGGGAGCGACGCTGATTCGACGATCCGGCCGTACGAATCGAGCGACGCCGACGCGCTGTGGGCGCTCAAGCGCGGCTTCGAGACCGGACTCGGCGCCGGAACCGGCGGCGAGGAGAAGGCGGCGACGTACGAGGCCAAGTTGACCGACGAGTATCGGCGACGCTGGCTCGAGTGGGTCGACCGCTGCGTCGACGAGCAGGCGGCGACCGTGACGGTCGCGGAGGCTGGAGGCGACACGGCCGCCACGGGGGGCGCCGCAGACGGCGCCGCGGACGACGCAGCCGCGGACGAAGGTCCCGTCGGGGAGGCGTCGGCCCTCGCGGGCTACGTGTTCGTCCTCCCGGAGTCGCTGTCGTTCGTCTGGGACGCCGCCGTCCTCAACGAGGTGTACGTCCGCCCCGAGTATCGCAGCACGGGCGTCGCCGACGACCTGATGGAGGCGGCGCTGTCGACCGCCCGCGAGCAGGACCTGCCGCTCGACCGGATGGTGCTCGACGTGGACCGAGAAAACGAGCGCGCACAGGCGTTCTACGAGCGATACGGCTTCGAACACTGGGGCGAGATGGTCGCCCGCGATCTGTAG
- a CDS encoding transporter gives MGDARTNAGATGSDGSNTVGRRERISLGPGAIAGVGAYLLGYLVTYATQAGAVRERVSGLNFLTSLFGGDPVAAWQGVGWYFYNAHFVATVSPSFGGGTRSSNLLASADAGLTYLYVVPPLALLFAGVAVAVFAGVDDPAYGALAALGVVPAYFLLAVVGTVAFAYGVGDAGSVHPDYVTGALLAGVVYPAVFGGIGGALGSLVGDA, from the coding sequence ATGGGGGATGCACGGACGAACGCGGGAGCGACGGGATCGGACGGATCGAACACGGTCGGGAGACGCGAGCGGATCTCGCTGGGTCCCGGGGCGATCGCGGGCGTCGGCGCGTACCTGCTCGGCTATCTCGTGACGTACGCGACACAGGCTGGCGCGGTTCGTGAGCGGGTCTCGGGGCTGAACTTCCTCACCAGCCTGTTCGGCGGCGACCCGGTCGCGGCGTGGCAGGGCGTCGGCTGGTACTTCTACAACGCCCACTTCGTCGCGACCGTGTCGCCGTCGTTCGGCGGCGGGACGCGCTCGTCGAATCTCCTCGCGAGCGCGGACGCCGGCCTGACGTACCTGTACGTGGTACCGCCGCTCGCGCTGCTTTTCGCCGGCGTCGCGGTCGCCGTGTTTGCGGGCGTCGACGACCCCGCCTACGGGGCGCTGGCCGCGCTCGGCGTCGTCCCCGCGTACTTCCTGCTCGCGGTCGTCGGCACCGTCGCCTTCGCGTACGGCGTCGGCGACGCCGGGAGCGTCCACCCGGACTACGTCACGGGCGCGCTCCTCGCCGGCGTCGTCTACCCGGCCGTCTTCGGCGGTATCGGGGGTGCGCTGGGGTCGCTCGTCGGCGACGCCTGA
- a CDS encoding metal-dependent hydrolase family protein, producing the protein MLLRDATLVDSGGVRTGGLRVSDGRIEDAGDLTARTDESVVDLAGYAVLPGLVDAHVHFSLSGERTVEDVVGRSDAELALTEARNARRTLEAGVTGARVMGARDVDVHVRDRIDSGDVPGPRTVANCRSITATGGHGHHLGREITGADDARRAVREQAKRGADFIKFMVTGGVTTPGSDPNAVALTDAEVETLVDEAHRRGLHTATHAHGGAGVKAAVAAGVDTVEHGTLLDDEAVDMLVREDVTLVPTLSAPHHIVRNVAAATEEDRTQTEAVYERHLDSFARAVEAGVRIAGGTDAGTPFNMHGSNAAEVRLMHEYAMDPLEAIVAMTETAAAAVGLDGQGTLDPGTHADLLVVDADPTDDLTALNDPGVVIKGGRVVAGGAERTKRAIVDARSDD; encoded by the coding sequence ATGCTTCTGCGGGACGCGACGCTCGTGGACTCCGGAGGCGTTCGAACCGGCGGTCTCCGCGTGTCCGATGGACGGATCGAGGACGCGGGCGATCTGACCGCCCGGACCGACGAATCGGTCGTCGACCTCGCCGGGTACGCCGTGCTCCCCGGGCTGGTCGACGCCCACGTGCACTTCTCGCTGTCGGGCGAGCGAACCGTCGAGGACGTCGTCGGCCGAAGCGACGCCGAACTCGCGTTGACCGAGGCGCGCAACGCTCGCCGGACGCTTGAGGCGGGGGTAACCGGTGCCCGCGTGATGGGCGCACGCGACGTGGACGTGCACGTTCGCGATCGGATCGACTCGGGGGACGTTCCGGGCCCGCGAACGGTCGCGAACTGCCGGTCGATCACGGCGACCGGCGGCCACGGTCACCATCTCGGCCGGGAGATCACCGGCGCCGACGACGCCCGACGGGCGGTCCGCGAGCAGGCGAAGCGCGGCGCCGACTTCATCAAGTTCATGGTGACCGGCGGGGTGACGACGCCCGGCAGCGACCCGAACGCCGTCGCGCTCACCGACGCCGAGGTGGAAACGCTCGTCGACGAGGCCCATCGCCGCGGGCTGCACACGGCGACCCATGCGCACGGCGGCGCAGGGGTGAAGGCGGCCGTCGCGGCCGGCGTCGACACCGTCGAGCACGGGACGCTCCTCGACGACGAGGCGGTCGACATGCTCGTCCGCGAGGACGTGACGCTCGTGCCGACGCTGTCGGCGCCCCACCACATCGTCCGCAACGTCGCCGCCGCGACCGAGGAGGATCGCACCCAGACCGAGGCGGTGTACGAACGCCACCTCGACTCGTTCGCCCGCGCCGTCGAGGCGGGCGTCCGGATCGCCGGCGGAACCGACGCCGGGACGCCGTTCAACATGCACGGCAGCAACGCGGCGGAGGTTCGGCTCATGCACGAGTACGCGATGGACCCGCTGGAGGCGATCGTCGCGATGACCGAAACCGCCGCCGCCGCCGTCGGCCTCGACGGACAGGGGACGCTGGATCCGGGGACCCACGCCGACCTGCTCGTCGTCGACGCGGACCCGACCGACGACCTCACCGCGCTGAACGACCCGGGCGTCGTGATCAAGGGCGGAAGGGTCGTCGCGGGCGGAGCCGAACGGACGAAGCGGGCGATCGTCGACGCCCGCAGCGACGACTGA
- a CDS encoding glutathione S-transferase N-terminal domain-containing protein yields MSDLVLYELEGCPYCAKVTNKLAELGLEYESIAVPGSHADRTEVEEVSGQTGVPVLVDEEHGVEGMPESDDIVAYLEETYGDGAA; encoded by the coding sequence ATGTCAGATCTCGTCCTCTACGAACTGGAAGGCTGCCCGTACTGTGCGAAGGTGACGAACAAGCTGGCCGAACTCGGCCTGGAGTACGAGTCTATCGCGGTCCCGGGCTCGCACGCCGACCGCACCGAGGTCGAGGAGGTGTCGGGACAGACCGGCGTTCCCGTCCTCGTCGACGAGGAACACGGCGTCGAGGGGATGCCCGAGTCCGACGACATCGTCGCGTACCTCGAAGAGACGTACGGCGACGGCGCGGCGTAG
- a CDS encoding transcriptional regulator, with translation MSRKALVGNVTAMLADADFLVSERCAVRPKSFDVAARRGEDLLLVKVLGNVDAFDRATGAEMRRLGEYLSGTPILVGMRTRDEDLKPGVVYFRHGVPAIHPDTLYDLLVEEVPPLIYAAPGGLYVNIDGDTIADERRDRDWSLGRLADELGVSRRTVAKYEDGMNASVEVAVELEDLFDRPFSDPVRVMEGAEEVREADPTPEPPDADPDDEDVYGVLSRAGFAVHPTQRAPFTAVGEDEAEPRVEFTLLTGHSPFTRTAEKRAKLMGSLGRVTGTRAVYFTEGDDEPKEETVEGTAIVTMVELSRADDPERIRELIRERSDEPAEA, from the coding sequence ATGTCGCGGAAAGCGCTGGTCGGGAACGTGACCGCCATGCTCGCGGACGCCGACTTCCTGGTCAGCGAGCGCTGTGCGGTTCGCCCCAAAAGCTTCGACGTGGCCGCCCGGCGGGGAGAGGACCTCCTCCTCGTGAAGGTGCTCGGCAACGTCGACGCGTTCGACCGGGCCACGGGCGCGGAGATGCGCCGGCTCGGGGAGTACCTCTCGGGGACGCCGATCCTCGTGGGGATGCGCACGCGCGACGAGGACCTCAAGCCCGGCGTCGTCTACTTCCGCCATGGCGTCCCGGCGATCCATCCCGACACGTTGTACGATCTGCTCGTCGAGGAGGTGCCGCCGCTCATCTACGCCGCCCCCGGCGGTCTGTACGTCAACATCGACGGCGACACGATCGCGGACGAGCGCAGGGACCGTGACTGGAGCCTCGGCCGCCTGGCCGACGAGCTGGGCGTCTCCCGGCGCACCGTCGCGAAGTACGAGGACGGGATGAACGCCTCCGTCGAGGTCGCCGTCGAGCTGGAGGACCTGTTCGACCGCCCCTTCTCGGACCCGGTGCGAGTGATGGAGGGCGCCGAGGAGGTCCGCGAGGCCGACCCCACCCCGGAGCCGCCGGATGCCGACCCCGACGACGAGGACGTGTACGGCGTGCTCTCGCGGGCCGGCTTCGCGGTTCACCCGACCCAGCGGGCGCCGTTCACCGCAGTCGGCGAGGACGAGGCTGAACCGCGCGTGGAGTTCACGCTGCTCACTGGGCACTCGCCGTTTACCAGGACCGCCGAGAAACGCGCCAAGCTCATGGGGTCACTCGGGCGCGTCACCGGCACGCGCGCCGTCTACTTCACCGAGGGCGACGACGAGCCGAAAGAGGAGACCGTCGAGGGCACCGCCATCGTCACGATGGTCGAACTGTCGCGCGCCGACGACCCCGAGCGCATCCGCGAGCTGATCCGCGAGCGCTCCGACGAACCGGCGGAGGCGTGA
- a CDS encoding tRNA(Ile)(2)-agmatinylcytidine synthase, which yields MTVLGIDDTDSRTAGMCSTYLAALVAEAIEDAGDTVHRRLLVRLNPAVEHKTRGNAALALHTDARAGDALAIASDLVGTYAVDTDPRTSPGVVVADCDPAAVPDRVAAFAREAVREFHELDDALALADEVGFDHRGWEADGGGDTRAAAAGDDADDADDVAGRGRIGALAAIGAWRAFDDWTYEHISYREFDRCGTPREVEEASVFAAAEEAYPLAWDTVDRDEGEAVCVPNAPGPILHGIRGDDPDAVRSVADGIDGEPVERAALFVTNQGTDVHLREGTLGDLRDGGAYRVECEVATAPETRRGGHVFFEVTDPDRDAADAPGDGDAADGDPAESAAVDCVAFEPTKRFRDRVRDLRIGDRLTLCGEVADGTLKLEKFAVRDLVETEPAVPTCPDCGRSMESAGANQGYRCRDCGTREPRKVVEPIDRGLEPGWYEVPPCARRHVSKPLVRGGFDAPTHPER from the coding sequence GTGACGGTCCTCGGCATCGACGACACCGACTCGCGCACCGCGGGGATGTGCAGCACGTACCTCGCCGCGCTGGTCGCCGAGGCCATCGAGGACGCCGGCGACACCGTGCACCGCCGGCTGCTCGTCCGGCTCAACCCCGCCGTCGAGCACAAGACGCGGGGCAACGCCGCGCTCGCGCTCCACACCGACGCACGGGCCGGGGACGCCCTGGCGATCGCGAGCGACCTGGTCGGGACGTACGCCGTCGACACCGACCCGCGGACGTCCCCCGGCGTCGTCGTCGCCGACTGCGACCCCGCGGCCGTTCCGGACCGCGTCGCCGCGTTCGCCCGCGAGGCGGTCCGCGAGTTCCACGAACTCGACGACGCACTCGCGCTCGCCGACGAGGTCGGATTCGACCATCGTGGATGGGAAGCCGACGGCGGTGGCGACACCCGAGCAGCCGCCGCCGGCGACGACGCGGACGACGCTGACGACGTGGCCGGCCGCGGCCGGATCGGCGCGCTCGCCGCCATCGGGGCCTGGCGAGCGTTCGACGACTGGACGTACGAGCACATCTCGTATCGGGAGTTCGACCGGTGCGGCACGCCCCGCGAGGTCGAGGAGGCGAGCGTGTTCGCCGCCGCCGAGGAGGCGTATCCGCTCGCGTGGGACACCGTCGACCGCGACGAGGGCGAGGCAGTGTGCGTCCCGAACGCCCCCGGACCGATCCTCCACGGGATCCGTGGCGACGACCCCGACGCCGTTCGGTCGGTCGCCGACGGAATCGACGGCGAGCCGGTCGAGCGGGCGGCGCTGTTCGTTACCAACCAGGGAACCGACGTACACCTCCGGGAGGGGACCCTCGGCGACCTCCGCGACGGGGGCGCCTACCGCGTCGAGTGCGAGGTCGCGACGGCGCCCGAGACGCGCCGCGGCGGGCACGTGTTCTTCGAGGTGACAGACCCGGACAGGGACGCCGCCGACGCACCCGGTGACGGGGACGCCGCCGACGGCGACCCCGCCGAGTCGGCCGCGGTCGACTGCGTCGCGTTCGAGCCGACGAAGCGGTTCCGTGACCGCGTCCGCGACCTGCGTATCGGCGACCGCCTCACCCTCTGCGGCGAGGTCGCCGACGGCACGCTCAAGCTCGAGAAGTTCGCCGTCCGCGACCTCGTCGAGACGGAGCCCGCCGTGCCGACGTGCCCGGACTGCGGTCGCTCGATGGAGTCGGCCGGCGCGAACCAGGGCTACCGCTGTCGGGACTGCGGAACCCGCGAACCCCGGAAGGTCGTCGAGCCGATCGATCGGGGGCTGGAGCCCGGCTGGTACGAGGTGCCGCCGTGCGCGCGGCGCCACGTCAGCAAGCCGCTCGTCCGCGGCGGCTTCGACGCGCCGACGCACCCCGAGCGGTGA
- a CDS encoding NUDIX hydrolase: MITVDGDYCPLCGAALDRTRVEGRERRRCPDCDRVVWQNSKPVASVVVRDGDAVLLGKRDVEPNRGLWGVPGGNLEHDEHPAAGAARELREETSVRVAPGDLQLFSVDHTAKERRSVVGIRYVVDRAVTAGEPTARDETSAARFDTLDAFRDDGGISPWDRDLLAAVFDG, from the coding sequence GTGATCACCGTCGACGGCGACTACTGTCCGCTCTGTGGCGCTGCACTCGATCGCACCCGTGTCGAGGGACGCGAACGGCGCCGCTGTCCCGACTGCGACCGCGTCGTCTGGCAAAACAGCAAACCAGTCGCGAGCGTTGTCGTCCGCGACGGCGACGCGGTGCTGCTCGGGAAGCGCGATGTGGAACCAAACCGGGGCCTGTGGGGTGTCCCCGGCGGCAACCTCGAACACGACGAGCATCCCGCGGCGGGTGCCGCGCGAGAACTCCGCGAGGAGACGAGCGTCCGTGTCGCTCCCGGGGATCTGCAACTGTTCTCGGTCGATCACACGGCGAAGGAGCGCCGGTCGGTCGTCGGGATCCGCTACGTCGTCGACCGGGCCGTCACCGCGGGCGAGCCGACCGCCCGCGACGAGACCAGCGCCGCCCGGTTCGACACGCTCGATGCGTTCCGCGACGACGGCGGGATAAGCCCGTGGGACCGCGACCTGCTCGCGGCCGTGTTCGACGGCTGA